The following proteins come from a genomic window of Streptomyces sp. NBC_01716:
- a CDS encoding N-acetylglucosamine kinase: MSRTEPAAGRGSVLAVDAGNSKTDVTVIGADGYVLGAARGGGFQPPVVGVEPAIDRLAAIVADAAADAGLRTEGIAGHVSACLANADLPVEERELASAVQRRGWGRTTEVRNDTFAILRAGLPGGAEPRGVAVVCGAGINCVGMLPDGRTARFPAIGRISGDWGGGSGLSEEALWFAARAEDGRGEPTELMRTVPGHFGLGSVYELIEALHLGHVPLGRRHELAPVLFATSAAGDAVARSLVDRLAAEVVALAGVALERLGLLDEEVPVLLGGSVLAARHPQLDDGIRELLAARAPKAVVGVVTAPPVLGAGLLGLDHTGAPPHAHARLRAHYDA; this comes from the coding sequence GTGAGCCGTACCGAGCCGGCGGCGGGGCGCGGCAGCGTCCTGGCCGTCGACGCCGGGAACAGCAAGACCGATGTGACCGTCATCGGTGCGGACGGATATGTGCTCGGGGCGGCGCGCGGCGGTGGCTTCCAGCCGCCGGTCGTGGGCGTGGAGCCGGCGATCGACCGGCTCGCCGCGATCGTCGCCGACGCGGCGGCCGACGCCGGCCTCCGTACGGAGGGGATCGCCGGGCATGTCTCGGCGTGTCTGGCCAACGCCGATCTCCCGGTGGAGGAGCGGGAGTTGGCGTCGGCGGTGCAGCGGCGCGGCTGGGGACGCACCACAGAGGTGCGCAACGACACCTTCGCGATACTGCGTGCCGGGCTGCCGGGCGGCGCGGAACCGCGCGGGGTCGCCGTCGTGTGCGGCGCGGGCATCAACTGCGTGGGCATGCTGCCCGACGGACGTACGGCGCGCTTCCCCGCGATCGGACGGATCTCCGGTGACTGGGGCGGCGGCTCCGGGCTCTCCGAGGAGGCGCTGTGGTTCGCGGCGCGCGCCGAGGACGGGCGGGGCGAGCCGACGGAGCTGATGCGTACGGTGCCCGGGCACTTCGGCCTCGGCTCGGTGTACGAGCTGATCGAGGCGCTGCACCTGGGGCATGTCCCGCTCGGGCGCAGGCACGAGCTGGCGCCGGTCCTCTTCGCGACCAGCGCGGCGGGTGACGCGGTGGCCAGGTCGCTGGTCGACCGGCTCGCCGCCGAGGTCGTGGCGCTCGCGGGAGTGGCGCTGGAGCGGCTGGGGCTGCTGGACGAGGAGGTTCCGGTGCTGCTGGGCGGCAGTGTGCTGGCCGCCAGGCACCCGCAGCTGGACGACGGGATCCGGGAACTGCTCGCGGCCCGCGCGCCGAAGGCCGTGGTGGGGGTGGTGACGGCACCGCCGGTGCTGGGCGCCGGGCTGCTGGGGCTGGATCACACCGGCGCGCCGCCGCACGCGCACGCCAGGCTGCGGGCGCACTACGACGCCTGA
- a CDS encoding 6-phospho-beta-glucosidase: protein MKLAVVGGGSTYTPELIDGFARLRDTLPISELVLVDPAADRLELVGGLARRIFAKQGHPGRIVTTSDLDEGVAGADAVLLQLRVGGQAARLKDETWPLECGCVGQETTGAGGLAKALRTVPVVLDIAERVRRANPDAWIIDFTNPVGIVTRALLQAGHKAIGLCNVAIGFQRKFAKLLDVAPSQVHLEHVGLNHLTWERSVRLGGPDGEDVLPKLIAEHGDTIAADLRLPRRVLDTLGVVPSYYLRYFYAHDEVVRELGTKPSRAAEVAEMEKQLLAMYGDPALDEKPELLAKRGGAFYSEAAVDLAASLLGEAGSGGSPVQVVNTYNNGTLPFLADDAVIEVQARVDASGATPLAVPELDPLYAGLVANVTAYEDLALRAALHGGRDRVYKALLSHPLIGQYEYADGLTDRLIAHNREHLAWA, encoded by the coding sequence ATGAAACTCGCAGTAGTGGGTGGCGGGTCCACCTATACACCTGAGTTGATCGACGGCTTCGCCCGGTTGAGGGACACGCTCCCGATCAGTGAACTCGTGCTCGTCGATCCGGCGGCCGACCGGCTGGAGCTGGTGGGCGGTCTCGCGCGGCGGATCTTCGCCAAGCAGGGGCACCCCGGCCGGATCGTCACCACGTCCGACCTGGACGAGGGCGTGGCCGGCGCCGATGCCGTCCTGCTCCAACTGCGCGTCGGCGGACAGGCCGCACGCCTGAAGGACGAGACCTGGCCGCTGGAGTGCGGCTGTGTCGGCCAGGAGACGACGGGCGCGGGCGGTCTCGCCAAAGCGCTGCGTACGGTCCCGGTCGTGCTGGACATCGCCGAGCGGGTGCGGCGCGCCAACCCGGACGCGTGGATCATCGACTTCACCAACCCGGTGGGGATCGTGACGCGCGCCCTGCTCCAGGCCGGGCACAAGGCGATCGGGCTGTGCAACGTCGCGATCGGCTTCCAGCGGAAGTTCGCGAAACTGCTGGACGTCGCCCCCTCGCAGGTCCATCTGGAGCATGTCGGGCTGAACCATCTGACGTGGGAGCGAAGCGTACGGCTCGGTGGCCCCGACGGCGAGGACGTGCTGCCGAAGCTGATCGCCGAGCACGGCGACACGATCGCCGCCGATCTGCGGCTGCCGCGCCGGGTGCTCGACACCCTCGGCGTGGTGCCCTCCTACTACCTGCGCTACTTCTACGCGCACGACGAGGTCGTCCGGGAGCTGGGCACCAAGCCGTCGCGGGCCGCGGAAGTGGCCGAGATGGAGAAGCAGTTGCTCGCCATGTACGGGGACCCGGCGCTGGACGAGAAGCCCGAGCTGCTGGCCAAGCGCGGCGGCGCCTTCTACAGCGAGGCCGCGGTCGATCTCGCCGCCTCGCTGCTGGGTGAGGCGGGCAGCGGCGGCAGCCCGGTGCAGGTGGTCAACACGTACAACAACGGCACGCTGCCGTTCCTCGCCGACGACGCGGTGATCGAGGTCCAGGCCAGGGTCGACGCCTCGGGCGCGACGCCGCTGGCCGTGCCGGAGCTCGACCCGCTCTACGCGGGGCTCGTCGCGAACGTCACCGCGTACGAGGACCTGGCGCTCCGGGCCGCGCTGCACGGTGGGCGCGACCGCGTCTACAAGGCGCTGCTGTCCCACCCGTTGATCGGTCAGTACGAGTACGCCGATGGCCTCACCGACCGGCTGATCGCGCACAACCGGGAGCACCTCGCGTGGGCGTGA